The DNA region CCATTAGGTTTTGATTGGAGGATGTCAGTTGCATTGGAAACTGGGCTTGCTGCAAAAGAAATAGTTGTATCAACATTAGGTATTTTATATGGACTGGGAGATGAAAATGATGAGAATTCAAAAGGATTAATAGAAAAAATTAAAACAAATATTTCAATGCCTGCAGGAATTGCATTTATTGTATTTGTAATGATTTATCTTCCTTGTTTAGCAGCAACAATGGTATTTACAAGAGAAGCTGGAGGATGGAAATATTTAGGATATTTATTTGTATTTACAACAGGAACTGCCTGGGTATTATCATTTATAGCATTTAATTTAGTATCAATGTTAGTAGCATAAGTTAAAACTTATGTTACTAATATAAACTTTTTATTGACAATTCTCACATAATCCATATATAGTCATTATATGATCGTTCAATATAAAGTCATTGTTTTTTGCAACTTCTTTTTGCTGCTCTTCAATTATTTCATCATTAAACTCTAAAATCTTATTACATGAAGTACAAATCATATGATCATGATGTAAAGATATATTTAATTCGTATCTTTTAGCTTTATCTGCAATATCTAAAGATTTCACTATATTTAAATCTTCAAAAAATTTAACTGTTCTATAAACAGTAGCAATTCCCATATCAATTTTATACTCTTGCTTTGCAATTTTTATTATATCTTCAACACTTAAATGTTTATCTGTAAAATATAAAATTTTTAGAATATAATCTTTTTGTGTAGAATTTTTTAGTCCTAAATTAGAAACAGTTTTTTTAAAATTTTTTAAAAAGGAATCAAAACTTTGTTTATGTTTATCCACTACTATAATCCTTTTAATGCAATTATTAATAATCCTAAAATGAAAACGCTTGCATATAGTTTCCATAAAAAATTGTGCATTCGTTGATTATGCTTATAAAGAAATCCTTGTTTTGGGCTTAATCTTTTCATAATAGTCCTATATTATATATTTTTAACATATTACTAAATGCAAACTTAATGGTATATTAATGTTGATAATAATTATCGTTTTAATAAATT from Malaciobacter molluscorum LMG 25693 includes:
- a CDS encoding Fur family transcriptional regulator, producing MDKHKQSFDSFLKNFKKTVSNLGLKNSTQKDYILKILYFTDKHLSVEDIIKIAKQEYKIDMGIATVYRTVKFFEDLNIVKSLDIADKAKRYELNISLHHDHMICTSCNKILEFNDEIIEEQQKEVAKNNDFILNDHIMTIYGLCENCQ